The Lonchura striata isolate bLonStr1 chromosome 29, bLonStr1.mat, whole genome shotgun sequence genome window below encodes:
- the LOC110480961 gene encoding class II histocompatibility antigen, B-L beta chain, with translation MGRVAAAGALLAALVVLGASSGADAELSGVFQEMVKSECHFINGTQRVRFVKRFIYNREQYVHFDSDVGHFVGDTPYGEQVARHWNSDLEWMEYRRAAVDRHCRHNYELSTSFLVERRVPPSVSISLVPSSSQPGPGRLLCSVVDFYPAQIQVRWFQGQQELSVVATDIFPSGDWTYQLLVLLETTPRRGLTYTCQVEHGSLEHPLSRHWEMPPDTARSKMLTGIGGFVLGFIFLALGLGFYLHKKSS, from the exons ATGGGGCGTGTGGCGGCAGCTGGGGCCCTGCTGGCGGCACTGGTGGTGCTGGGAGCCTCCTCAGGTGCGGACGCGGAGCTCTCGG GAGTGTTCCAGGAGATGGTTAAGTCCGAATGTCACTTCATTAACGGCACCCAGCGGGTGAGGTTCGTGAAGAGGTTCATCTACAACCGGGAGCAGTACGTGCACTTCGACAGCGATGTGGGGCACTTTGTAGGGGACACCCCGTATGGGGAGCAGGTTgccaggcactggaacagcgaCCTGGAATGGATGGAGTACAGACGGGCTGCGGTGGACAGACATTGCCGGCACAACTACGAGTTGTCCACCTCGTTCCTCGTGGAGCGCAGAG tgccccccagcgtGTCCATCTCGCTGGTGCCCTCGAgctcccagcccggccccggccgcctgcTCTGTTCCGTGGTGGATTTTTACCCTGCCCAAATCCAGgtgaggtggttccagggccagcaggagctctctgtaGTGGCCACCGACATTTTTCCCAGCGGGGACTGGACCtaccagctcctggtgctgctggaaaccacCCCCCGGCGTGGGCTTACCTACACCTGCCAGGTGGAGCACGGCAGCCTGGAGCACCCCCTGAGCCGGCACTGGG AGATGCCACCGGACACTGCCCGCAGCAAGATGTTGACAGGGATTGGGGGCTTCGTGTTGGGCTTCATCTTCCTGGCGCTGGGGCTCGGCTTCTACCTGCACAAGAAG agctcctga